In Sphingopyxis sp. FD7, a single window of DNA contains:
- a CDS encoding FtsB family cell division protein, which yields MQRHKFRKSMSRATGPALAVIAVLAMLGYAIFGPTGLYAWGEYSQSVEKKRVVLSELTKKERELQNRVNLLDQRRVDPDLAEEYVRSKLGAYHPDEVIIPMEPEAK from the coding sequence ATGCAGCGCCACAAGTTCCGCAAGTCGATGAGCCGCGCGACCGGGCCGGCGCTCGCCGTGATCGCGGTGCTGGCCATGCTGGGCTATGCGATCTTCGGCCCGACCGGGCTTTACGCCTGGGGCGAATATAGCCAGTCGGTCGAAAAGAAGCGCGTCGTGCTGAGCGAGTTGACCAAGAAAGAGCGCGAGCTTCAGAACCGCGTCAATTTGCTCGACCAGCGGCGCGTCGATCCCGATCTGGCGGAGGAATATGTGCGCTCGAAACTTGGCGCCTATCACCCCGACGAGGTGATCATTCCGATGGAGCCCGAGGCGAAGTAA